A window from Myxococcus fulvus encodes these proteins:
- a CDS encoding serine/threonine protein kinase: MSPAAPQQRETGRFGKYRLIDRIAVGGMAEIFLAHQEGEDGRESPVVIKRIRPHLSKHAAFVKMFLNEARLAAQLNHPNVVQIHDLGKIAESYFIAMEYVAGRDMRRVVPKAEALGIPFPLVYAVKIASCVCAGLHHAHTKADLYDNPLNIVHRDVSPENIVVAFDGSVKILDFGIAKAANQVSQTRTGEIKGKLSYMSPEQCLGKALDCRSDVFSLGVVLYEWLTGFKLFTGESEVAVMRSITEGKIYAPSYFREDLPERVEVILMKALERDRERRYQTAAEMQKDLDAFLDAYDFTPTPLHLANFIKQLFEEELQEEQRRQRARQATAPTSEEALELSEVVGALDTAPPPVSEPSPAVTAPLTIPPGIAALAPGGPEERTEPRMLAVPLTVEQLEALEAVARRNNVQPGRLVAELLESWLKYR, encoded by the coding sequence ATGTCTCCCGCCGCACCGCAGCAGCGCGAAACCGGTCGCTTCGGCAAGTACCGGCTCATCGACCGCATCGCCGTTGGAGGGATGGCGGAGATCTTCCTCGCGCACCAGGAAGGTGAGGACGGACGCGAGTCGCCCGTCGTCATCAAGCGCATCCGCCCGCACCTGTCCAAGCACGCGGCCTTCGTGAAGATGTTCCTCAACGAGGCCCGGCTCGCCGCCCAGCTCAACCACCCCAACGTCGTGCAGATCCACGACCTGGGCAAAATCGCCGAGAGCTACTTCATCGCCATGGAGTACGTGGCCGGCCGCGACATGCGCCGCGTCGTGCCCAAGGCGGAGGCGCTCGGCATCCCCTTCCCGCTGGTCTACGCGGTGAAGATCGCCTCCTGCGTCTGCGCGGGCCTGCACCACGCGCACACGAAGGCGGACCTCTACGACAACCCGCTCAACATCGTTCACCGGGACGTGTCGCCGGAGAACATCGTCGTCGCCTTCGACGGCTCGGTGAAGATCCTCGACTTCGGCATCGCCAAGGCGGCCAACCAGGTCAGCCAGACGCGCACGGGCGAAATCAAGGGCAAGCTCAGCTACATGAGCCCCGAGCAGTGTCTGGGCAAGGCGCTGGACTGCCGCAGCGACGTGTTCTCGCTCGGCGTCGTGCTCTACGAGTGGCTCACGGGCTTCAAGCTCTTCACGGGCGAGTCCGAGGTCGCCGTGATGCGCAGCATCACCGAGGGGAAGATCTACGCGCCCTCGTACTTCCGCGAGGACCTGCCCGAGCGCGTGGAGGTCATCCTGATGAAGGCGCTCGAGCGGGACCGCGAGCGTCGCTATCAGACGGCGGCGGAGATGCAGAAGGACCTGGACGCGTTCCTGGACGCGTACGACTTCACGCCCACGCCGCTGCACCTGGCCAACTTCATCAAGCAGCTCTTCGAGGAGGAGCTCCAGGAGGAGCAGCGTCGCCAGCGCGCGCGCCAGGCCACCGCGCCCACCTCCGAGGAGGCGCTGGAGCTGTCCGAGGTCGTCGGCGCGCTGGACACCGCTCCACCCCCCGTGTCCGAGCCTTCCCCCGCCGTCACCGCGCCCCTGACGATTCCGCCGGGAATCGCCGCGCTCGCGCCCGGTGGCCCCGAGGAGCGCACCGAGCCGCGCATGCTGGCCGTGCCGCTCACCGTGGAGCAGTTGGAGGCGCTGGAGGCCGTGGCCCGTCGCAACAACGTGCAGCCGGGCCGGCTGGTGGCGGAGCTCCTCGAGTCCTGGCTCAAGTACCGCTGA
- the truA gene encoding tRNA pseudouridine(38-40) synthase TruA: MPRLKLTLEYEGTRYVGWQVQPNGRALQAVLEESLGRLLGEQVSVRSAGRTDSGVHATGQVICFDTERALPLKAYVQGLNSLLPEDVAVVSAVEAPEGFDPRRWSRGKRYRYRVNNRRTRSPLLRTTHWEVFAPLDVEAMRRASAHLLGRHDYSAFRASDCQAKHAVREVRRLSVEGEPGGAISFVVEGTAFLKHMVRNLVGTLVEVGKGRRSEAWVAEVLASRNRKNAGPTAPPQGLVLEEVFYADGPPPRSAGGEADADEDEG; encoded by the coding sequence ATGCCTCGGCTGAAGCTGACGCTCGAATACGAGGGCACGCGGTACGTGGGCTGGCAGGTGCAACCCAATGGCCGCGCCCTCCAGGCCGTGCTCGAGGAGTCCCTGGGACGTCTGCTCGGAGAGCAGGTGTCCGTGCGCTCCGCCGGGCGCACCGATTCGGGTGTGCACGCGACAGGACAGGTCATCTGCTTCGACACCGAGCGCGCGCTGCCGCTGAAGGCCTATGTGCAGGGCCTCAACAGCCTGCTGCCAGAGGACGTCGCGGTGGTGAGCGCGGTGGAGGCCCCAGAGGGGTTCGACCCGAGGCGCTGGTCCCGAGGCAAGCGTTACCGTTACCGGGTGAACAATCGCCGCACGCGCTCGCCGCTCCTGCGCACGACGCACTGGGAGGTGTTCGCGCCGCTGGACGTGGAGGCGATGCGGAGGGCCTCCGCGCACCTGCTGGGCCGACATGACTACTCCGCGTTCCGGGCGTCGGACTGCCAGGCGAAGCACGCGGTGCGCGAGGTGCGCCGGCTGTCCGTCGAGGGCGAGCCGGGTGGGGCCATCAGCTTCGTGGTGGAGGGGACGGCCTTCCTGAAGCACATGGTCCGAAACCTCGTGGGCACGCTGGTGGAGGTGGGCAAGGGGCGTCGGTCCGAGGCGTGGGTGGCCGAGGTGCTGGCCTCGCGGAACCGGAAGAACGCGGGGCCCACGGCGCCGCCCCAGGGCCTGGTGCTGGAGGAGGTCTTCTACGCGGACGGCCCGCCTCCTCGCTCAGCGGGGGGCGAAGCGGACGCGGACGAGGACGAGGGCTGA